In the genome of Mycobacterium lentiflavum, the window GGTCTGGGCCGACTGCTGGGCGCACCGGGTATCGCCAGACTGCTTACCCTGGGCACATACACCCCCGAGCACCTGTTGTGCGGATTCCTCAAGCCGGTATGTGCTGCGATGACCCACCTCGGCAACCGACTGCCGGCGTCGACCTTGGCCGCCATGACGCTGACCGCGTTGACCATGACAGCGCCGAGCACTGCGTTGGGATTCCTTCCCGCACTTCGCACTTACGACCTCTACCCGGCCCTGCACGCCATTCGCGCACGAACCACCATCATCAGCGGCGCAGCTGATCCCATCACCCCGCCAGCTCATGGCCGCGACATGGCCGCCGCCATCCCCGGCGCGCGCTACATCAGTGTGCCCGGCGCCGGTCACATGTTGCCGCGACAAGCCTCCGCGGTCATCGACCGAGCCATCGCCGACGCAATGACCCCATGGCCGATTCGGCAGACGCCTACACGCACAGCCCGAAGCGGGCCATCGCAGTGCAGCACCGGGCACGATCGCCAGGAATCGGGATCATGACGTCGTCGACTCCTCACGCGGTGCGCGACCTCGCCTCACGGCGAGTGCAGCATCAGGACCTCGCCCAGCCCGACTACTGTGATCCACCGCTCGGCCCATGCCCTGTGTGGTGTGAAAAGCCCGCCGGGCACGAATGGGATGACGCCTGGGAAGCCGGGCCCGTGCGCTTTCACACCCGGCGACGCCAGATCACCAAGTACCAATCGATAACCGTCGAGGAAGTCGAACAATTCACCAGCCAAGGACCCACACGTCAGCGTGACATCGTCTTCGACGCCCAGTCGCCGACTCCATGGGATGTCCCCACCGCCCGCCGCGCCCAACGCCTGCTTGGGCAAGCACTCGCCATCGCCGCTGCCGAACCCGAGCCCGATAACCATTCCAGCCCAACAGGTATGCGATGACCAGCACGACCGAACTGCACAGCATCACCAAACACGTCGCGGCGAAACTACGTACGCGCGGCTACGCGGCCCGCGCCTATAGCGACTCGCGTGGACCCCATGACCAACCAGAGTCCGGTGTGGTGATCCATGTCGTATGCACCGAGGCCTGGCGTTACCCCGATGGCCGCTGGGAAATCATCGACCGCCCCGCACGATTGGTCCACGCCACCGGCTGCTGGCCACACACGTGGATCTGGAACTACCAACTTGCCGTGCCTGAGCCGTCGTCCACATCGGCGCTCGCGGCCTGGGTCGCCGAGCACCTGCCGCCACCTGATCACCCCGAATACCGCACCTACTGGCATTTCAGCTCACCGGGCGCACGGCCCGCCGGCGCGCCCCCACAGTGGGAGCAACGGTGGCGTGAACACCTTTTCGCCGAGCTTCGCCCGCGCGAGCGCACCAGCGCGGCTCCCGCATGCGACATCCACCCACGCCACTACCCGCGCAACACGATTCGCTCGATTCACACCAA includes:
- a CDS encoding alpha/beta fold hydrolase, whose amino-acid sequence is MLAVNDFGSRHPRHTIVFLHGLCLNSSTWDAHIERLRREYGPDVRLISYDHRGHGRSGSAALSSYTIDQLGDDLAQVLRALNVAGSLTVVAHSMGGMTVLAYLQRPIPQRPADPTGLVLVATAAGKLTERGLGRLLGAPGIARLLTLGTYTPEHLLCGFLKPVCAAMTHLGNRLPASTLAAMTLTALTMTAPSTALGFLPALRTYDLYPALHAIRARTTIISGAADPITPPAHGRDMAAAIPGARYISVPGAGHMLPRQASAVIDRAIADAMTPWPIRQTPTRTARSGPSQCSTGHDRQESGS